A region from the Stutzerimonas stutzeri genome encodes:
- the ompR gene encoding two-component system response regulator OmpR has protein sequence MSSTAPASEGEKILIVDDDARLRRLLERFLDEQGYRVRTVESAEQMDRLLSRELFHLVVLDLMMPGEDGLSACARLRAAGNQIPIIMLTAKGDEASRIHGLEQGADDYLAKPFNPRELLARIRAVLRRQAPQVPGAPGSEDETVTFGDYELFLGTRELKKGDQVHMLTTGEFAVLKALVQHAREPLTRDKLMNLARGREWDALERSIDVQISRLRRLIEPDPSKPRYIQTVWGVGYVFVPDGNKG, from the coding sequence ATGAGCAGCACTGCGCCCGCCAGCGAAGGCGAAAAGATCCTGATTGTCGATGACGACGCACGGCTGCGGCGTCTGCTCGAGCGGTTTCTCGACGAGCAGGGCTACCGGGTGCGTACCGTGGAAAGCGCCGAGCAGATGGACCGTCTGCTCAGCCGCGAGCTGTTCCACCTTGTGGTGCTGGACCTGATGATGCCGGGTGAGGATGGTCTTTCCGCCTGCGCACGGCTGCGGGCCGCCGGCAACCAGATCCCCATCATCATGCTCACCGCCAAGGGCGATGAGGCCAGCCGCATTCATGGTCTGGAGCAGGGCGCTGACGATTACCTGGCCAAGCCGTTCAATCCGCGTGAGCTACTGGCGCGGATCCGGGCGGTCCTGCGTCGGCAGGCGCCGCAGGTGCCAGGGGCGCCGGGCAGCGAGGACGAGACGGTTACCTTTGGCGATTACGAGCTCTTCCTCGGCACCCGCGAGCTGAAGAAGGGCGACCAGGTGCATATGCTCACCACCGGCGAGTTCGCCGTGCTCAAGGCCCTGGTGCAGCATGCGCGCGAACCGCTGACCCGCGACAAGCTGATGAACCTGGCACGCGGCCGCGAGTGGGACGCGCTGGAGCGTTCCATCGACGTACAGATTTCCCGCCTGCGTCGCCTGATCGAGCCCGATCCGTCGAAGCCGCGCTACATCCAGACGGTCTGGGGCGTCGGCTATGTGTTCGTGCCGGACGGCAACAAGGGCTGA
- a CDS encoding HlyD family type I secretion periplasmic adaptor subunit, with translation MPEVPPLVRAGVGGLFGASTEPLPEVRKALVEDAPRIVRLTIWGLLAFLLFALAWAHFAIVDEVTRGEGKAIPSSRLQKIQNLEGGIVAELYAHEGQIVDVGDPLLQLDDTRFASNVGETTADANALTLRVERLTAEVEGREPNFPADIVAQAPSLASNELALFKSRQQQLRDEIGGLEEQLVQRRQELREMASKRDQFRSSLALLRKEIDMSEPLVASGAISPVEVLRLKRAEVESRGQLDATTLAMPRAEAAIKEIDNKIGEARGRYRSEALTKLNEARTDLTKLQSTGKALEDRVRRTLVTSPVRGVVKQLMVNTVGGVVQPGSDIMEIVPLDDTLLIEAKIRPQDIAFLHPGQEAVVKFTAYDYTIYGGLKARLEYIGADSVTDDEGNSFFLIHLRTDKSHLGSDNKPLLIIPGMVASVDIITGHKSVLSYLLKPIIRARAEALRER, from the coding sequence CTGCCTGAAGTGCCGCCATTGGTTCGTGCCGGTGTTGGCGGTCTGTTCGGCGCATCCACCGAGCCGTTGCCCGAGGTTCGCAAGGCCTTAGTCGAAGACGCGCCGCGCATTGTGCGGCTGACGATCTGGGGCTTGTTAGCGTTTCTGCTGTTTGCGCTGGCCTGGGCGCATTTCGCCATCGTTGACGAAGTGACCCGCGGCGAAGGCAAGGCCATCCCGTCGTCGCGGCTGCAGAAGATTCAGAACCTGGAGGGCGGCATCGTCGCCGAGCTCTATGCGCACGAAGGGCAGATCGTCGATGTGGGCGACCCGCTGTTGCAACTGGACGACACTCGCTTCGCGTCCAACGTGGGCGAAACGACCGCCGACGCCAACGCACTGACCTTGCGTGTCGAGCGGCTGACCGCTGAAGTCGAAGGGAGGGAGCCGAACTTCCCGGCTGACATCGTCGCCCAGGCACCGTCGCTCGCCTCCAATGAGCTGGCGTTATTCAAAAGCCGCCAGCAGCAACTGCGCGATGAAATCGGCGGTCTCGAGGAGCAGCTGGTTCAGCGTCGTCAGGAGCTGCGCGAGATGGCGTCCAAGCGAGACCAGTTCCGTAGCAGCCTGGCGTTGTTGCGCAAGGAAATCGACATGTCGGAGCCTCTGGTCGCGTCTGGCGCGATCTCACCGGTGGAGGTGCTGCGCCTCAAGCGTGCTGAAGTCGAGAGCCGTGGCCAGCTGGACGCGACGACGCTCGCCATGCCGCGTGCTGAAGCGGCCATCAAGGAAATCGACAACAAGATCGGCGAGGCGCGTGGGCGCTATCGCAGCGAAGCGCTGACCAAGCTGAACGAAGCGCGCACGGACCTGACGAAGCTTCAGTCGACCGGCAAAGCCCTGGAAGACCGGGTGCGCCGCACGCTGGTCACCTCGCCGGTGCGCGGCGTGGTCAAGCAGTTGATGGTCAATACGGTCGGTGGCGTGGTCCAGCCGGGAAGCGACATCATGGAAATCGTCCCGCTGGACGACACGTTGCTGATCGAGGCAAAGATCCGTCCCCAGGACATTGCCTTTCTGCATCCGGGCCAGGAGGCGGTGGTCAAGTTCACCGCCTACGACTACACCATCTATGGCGGGCTCAAGGCGCGGCTCGAATACATCGGCGCCGACAGCGTCACCGACGATGAGGGCAACAGTTTCTTCCTCATTCACCTGCGCACCGACAAGAGCCACTTGGGTAGCGACAACAAGCCACTGTTGATCATCCCCGGGATGGTCGCCTCGGTGGACATCATCACCGGTCACAAGAGCGTGCTGAGCTACCTGCTCAAGCCGATCATCCGCGCTCGCGCCGAAGCTCTGCGCGAGCGTTGA
- a CDS encoding type I secretion system permease/ATPase — protein sequence MSQLQQSAETGPEVTRHDPRGRYDDPLLDSLLSLCACHQKAASRATLTAGLPLANQRLTPELLPRAAARAGLRGRWLRRELGQIPVLVLPALLLLGDGRSALLIGWHADGRARLMPSETEGGEILVARELLEEDYAGQAFFAQPQHKFDLDQGELVPRARHWFRDTLKRSRWLYADAIAASFMISLIGLVTPLFVMNVYDRVVPNQAEATLWVLAIGVGGAFFFDLVLKTLRGLCLDLAGKKTDLIISATLFERIAGMRMTHRPARVGTFAQHIHEFQSLRDFLASLTLASLIDLPFTLLIIAVIAVIGGHLAWIPLMAFPLAAGISLALQRPLADTLERSMALSAERQSGLIETLSGLDAVKVNNAESERQYLWEQTIGTLGRLELRAKMLSSLALNSTMALQQLAGVVMIVLGVYQIIAGQLSMGGLIACYMLSGRALGPLGQVAGLLTRYQQAKVTVRSVNDMMALPQERQAGERPLKREALQGAIEFRQVDFSYPDQQQTALNQVSLSIRPGEKVGIIGRSGSGKSSLAKLIVGLNQPSDGNLLVDGVDVRQLDVSDLRHNIGYVPQDVQLFAGTLRDNLVMGARYVEDDQVLQAAERAGVHEFARLHPKGYQLQVGERGQQLSGGQRQAVVLARALLLDPPILLLDEPTSSLDNTSEDRLKQQIAGVIGDKTLLLVTHRTSMLTLVDRLIIVDRGQIVADGPKPVILEALKKGQIRVS from the coding sequence ATGAGTCAGCTACAGCAGTCGGCCGAAACGGGCCCTGAAGTTACACGTCATGATCCGCGTGGACGCTATGACGATCCGTTGCTCGACAGCCTGCTGTCGCTTTGCGCCTGCCATCAGAAGGCGGCCAGCCGGGCAACGCTGACGGCTGGTTTGCCGCTCGCCAACCAGCGGCTCACGCCCGAACTGCTGCCACGCGCAGCGGCCAGGGCGGGGTTGCGTGGCCGCTGGCTGCGCCGCGAACTCGGCCAGATTCCAGTGCTCGTCCTACCCGCCTTGTTGCTGCTGGGCGATGGTCGCAGCGCGTTGTTGATCGGCTGGCACGCCGATGGCCGCGCTCGGCTGATGCCGAGCGAGACCGAGGGCGGCGAGATCCTCGTCGCCCGCGAACTGCTCGAAGAGGATTACGCCGGTCAGGCCTTCTTTGCCCAGCCGCAGCACAAGTTCGACCTTGACCAAGGCGAACTGGTCCCACGGGCGCGCCACTGGTTCCGCGACACCCTCAAGCGCTCTCGTTGGCTCTATGCAGATGCGATTGCGGCGAGTTTCATGATCAGCCTGATTGGCCTGGTCACGCCGTTATTCGTGATGAACGTGTATGACCGCGTCGTGCCGAACCAAGCCGAGGCGACCCTCTGGGTGCTGGCTATCGGTGTGGGCGGTGCGTTCTTCTTCGATCTGGTCCTCAAGACGCTGCGTGGGCTGTGCTTGGATCTGGCTGGCAAGAAGACCGATCTGATCATCTCGGCCACGCTGTTCGAGCGCATCGCCGGTATGCGTATGACCCATCGGCCCGCCCGTGTCGGCACCTTTGCCCAGCACATCCATGAATTTCAGTCGCTGCGTGATTTCCTCGCCTCGCTGACGTTGGCCAGTCTGATCGATCTGCCGTTCACGCTGCTGATCATTGCGGTGATAGCGGTGATCGGCGGGCATCTGGCCTGGATCCCGCTGATGGCCTTTCCGCTCGCTGCCGGTATCAGCCTCGCCCTGCAGCGCCCGCTCGCCGATACGCTCGAGCGCAGCATGGCGCTGTCAGCCGAGCGCCAGTCGGGGCTTATCGAGACCCTGAGTGGGCTCGACGCGGTGAAGGTCAACAACGCCGAAAGCGAGCGCCAGTACCTGTGGGAACAGACCATCGGCACGCTGGGGCGTCTGGAGCTGCGCGCCAAGATGCTCTCGAGCCTGGCGCTCAATTCGACCATGGCGCTGCAACAACTGGCCGGCGTGGTGATGATTGTGCTCGGTGTCTACCAGATCATCGCCGGCCAGCTGAGCATGGGCGGGCTGATCGCCTGTTACATGCTCAGCGGCCGCGCGCTAGGTCCGTTGGGCCAGGTGGCGGGCCTGTTGACCCGTTATCAGCAGGCCAAGGTGACCGTGCGTTCGGTCAACGACATGATGGCGCTGCCGCAGGAGCGCCAGGCCGGTGAGAGGCCGCTCAAGCGCGAAGCGCTGCAGGGGGCGATAGAGTTCAGGCAGGTCGACTTCAGTTATCCGGATCAGCAACAAACGGCGCTAAACCAGGTGAGCCTGTCTATTCGGCCTGGCGAAAAGGTCGGCATCATCGGGCGCAGCGGATCGGGCAAAAGCTCCCTGGCCAAGCTGATCGTCGGGCTCAACCAGCCGAGCGATGGCAATCTGCTGGTTGACGGGGTCGACGTGCGTCAGCTCGACGTCAGCGATCTGCGGCACAACATCGGCTACGTCCCCCAGGACGTGCAGCTTTTCGCCGGCACGCTGCGCGACAACCTGGTGATGGGCGCGCGTTACGTCGAGGACGATCAGGTCCTGCAGGCCGCGGAGCGTGCCGGCGTGCATGAGTTTGCGCGCCTTCATCCGAAGGGATACCAGTTGCAGGTTGGTGAGCGTGGGCAGCAGCTGTCCGGTGGTCAGCGTCAGGCGGTGGTCCTCGCGCGCGCGCTGTTGCTCGACCCGCCGATCCTGTTGCTCGACGAACCGACCAGTTCGCTGGACAACACCAGCGAGGATCGTCTCAAGCAGCAGATCGCCGGCGTGATCGGCGACAAGACCTTGCTGCTGGTGACCCACCGCACCTCGATGCTAACGCTGGTGGATCGGCTGATCATCGTCGACCGCGGCCAGATCGTGGCCGACGGGCCCAAGCCGGTCATTCTCGAAGCCTTGAAGAAGGGGCAGATCCGTGTCAGCTAA
- a CDS encoding TolC family outer membrane protein, with translation MKRALVLLPLAVALPFATQAQTLQEAMRSALESHPEIRAGVNARLAAEEELRAAKGGYMPRVDLVGGYGREGTDNPSGRASGDHDYETLTRSEARLSVEQMLFDGFATSSEVKRNRAVVNSRALELLGNTERTALEVAQVYLDVLRRQALVRLAENNLRSHERIFDQINLRSQRGVGRMADLDQAEARLAQAKNNLLTEQANLDDARVNFISVVGQSPEQLDMPAPILADLPETFESARDKMLADNPQLRSAEADINAAEAQMAAAKSAFYPRFALELSTGANDNIDGVPGHENEWQAMVRMRYNLFAGGSNKAELRARAHQADQAMDIRNNALRLLTEELGLAWNALSNARQQLPIAQDYVDRSSRVRDSYQQQFTLGERTLLDLLDSENEMFTAARRLEDVRFTEALTQYRIKAVTGSLLQSQGVVAPMAAVPMDEVQARVQLPAMN, from the coding sequence ATGAAACGCGCGCTCGTCCTGCTCCCCCTGGCTGTTGCCCTGCCGTTCGCCACCCAGGCGCAGACCCTGCAAGAGGCGATGCGCAGCGCCTTGGAGTCCCACCCTGAGATACGCGCAGGTGTGAACGCCAGACTGGCTGCCGAAGAAGAGCTGCGCGCAGCCAAAGGCGGTTACATGCCTCGCGTCGATCTGGTCGGTGGTTATGGTCGGGAAGGCACCGATAATCCCAGTGGGCGCGCCAGCGGCGATCATGATTACGAGACGCTGACCCGCAGCGAAGCGCGCCTGAGCGTCGAGCAGATGTTGTTCGACGGTTTCGCCACCTCCAGCGAGGTCAAGCGTAACCGCGCGGTGGTCAACTCTCGGGCCCTGGAGTTGCTGGGTAATACCGAGCGCACCGCGTTGGAAGTGGCTCAGGTCTACCTGGACGTATTGCGCCGTCAGGCACTGGTCCGCTTGGCGGAAAACAATCTGCGCAGCCATGAGCGCATCTTCGATCAGATCAACCTGCGCAGTCAGCGCGGCGTCGGCCGCATGGCCGATCTGGATCAGGCCGAAGCGCGTCTCGCGCAAGCGAAGAACAATCTGCTGACCGAGCAGGCGAACCTGGACGATGCGCGCGTCAACTTCATCAGCGTGGTGGGTCAGTCCCCCGAGCAGCTCGACATGCCGGCTCCGATCCTGGCGGACCTTCCGGAAACCTTCGAATCGGCCCGCGACAAAATGTTGGCCGACAACCCTCAACTGCGCTCGGCCGAGGCCGATATAAATGCTGCCGAGGCTCAGATGGCGGCCGCGAAGTCCGCGTTCTATCCGCGTTTCGCGCTTGAGCTGAGCACGGGTGCCAACGACAACATCGATGGTGTGCCGGGGCATGAGAACGAGTGGCAGGCAATGGTACGTATGCGCTACAACCTGTTCGCCGGTGGCAGTAACAAAGCCGAGCTGCGCGCTCGTGCGCATCAGGCCGACCAGGCAATGGATATCCGTAACAACGCGCTGCGTCTGCTGACCGAAGAGCTGGGCCTGGCCTGGAATGCGCTGTCTAACGCGCGCCAGCAGCTGCCGATCGCTCAGGACTATGTCGACCGCAGCAGCCGAGTGCGCGACTCCTACCAGCAGCAGTTCACCCTGGGCGAGCGTACCCTGCTCGACCTGCTCGATAGCGAGAACGAAATGTTCACCGCCGCGCGCCGTCTTGAAGATGTGCGCTTCACCGAGGCCTTGACCCAATACCGCATCAAGGCGGTAACCGGCTCTCTGCTTCAGAGCCAGGGTGTCGTGGCGCCCATGGCTGCCGTGCCGATGGACGAGGTTCAGGCGCGGGTTCAACTGCCTGCAATGAACTAA